A genomic stretch from Helianthus annuus cultivar XRQ/B chromosome 1, HanXRQr2.0-SUNRISE, whole genome shotgun sequence includes:
- the LOC110866454 gene encoding UDP-glycosyltransferase 73E1-like, with amino-acid sequence MQQGHMIPMVDIARILAHRNGTVTIITTPVNATRFKPAIDRAIQAKLKIHVIELQLALAEVGLPEGCENFDMIPSVDLFVNICIISDNQFPWTTDIAHRFGIPRLVFHGPGCFTYLCLHIVMNTNVLNEISSDSDYFVLPGIPDRIELTKAQAGGWGKIREIEGMEDFFERMSMAEEGADGVVVNSFEELEPNYVKRLAEAKGKKVWCIGPVSLHNRSFLDMAERGKKAGINGHDLLKWLDTKDPRSVIFVCLGSMSSLSNEQVLELGLGLELSSIPFIWCIRSTTDETDIWLSGYEERVKDRGLIVRGWAPQVLILSHEAVGGFVSHCGWNSTLEGLSAGVPMVTYPQFADQFLNERLVVDVLKTGVSIGMEVPVAIGEKDKFGALVKKENIKTAVESVMNDEGEGKARRERAREFGEMAKKAMAEGGSSYVNTTLMMQDVIEELAKNTKPIQDVF; translated from the exons ATGCAACAAGGCCACATGATACCAATGGTCGACATTGCACGAATACTAGCCCACCGTAACGGCACAGTTACAATCATCACAACTCCAGTTAACGCCACCCGTTTCAAGCCAGCCATCGATCGGGCAATCCAAGCCAAGCTCAAGATCCATGTTATCGAACTTCAACTTGCCTTAGCCGAAGTTGGTTTGCCTGAAGGATGTGAAAATTTCGACATGATTCCATCGGTTGATCTCTTTGTTAACAT TTGCATCATCTCGGACAACCAATTTCCCTGGACGACTGATATAGCTCATCGGTTCGGTATTCCTAGACTTGTGTTTCATGGACCGGGATGCTTTACGTACTTGTGTTTACACATTGTGATGAATACTAATGTACTAAATGAAATCAGCTCTGATTCGGATTACTTTGTGTTGCCCGGGATACCTGACCGGATTGAGCTCACGAAGGCACAAGCAGGCGGTTGGGGGAAAATTAGGGAGATAGAAGGGATGGAGGACTTCTTTGAACGAATGAGTATGGCCGAGGAAGGTGCGGATGGGGTCGTGGTTAATAGTTTCGAAGAGCTGGAGCCGAACTATGTTAAACGGCTCGCAGAGGCGAAAGGTAAGAAGGTATGGTGTATCGGGCCGGTTTCACTGCATAACAGAAGTTTTCTAGATATGGCAGAGAGAGGAAAGAAGGCCGGGATCAATGGGCATGATTTATTGAAATGGTTAGATACGAAGGATCCGCGATCGGTGATCTTTGTTTGTTTGGGAAGTATGTCGAGTCTTAGCAACGAGCAGGTACTCGAGCTCGGGTTGGGATTGGAGTTATCAAGCATACCGTTTATTTGGTGTATAAGATCAACCACAGACGAGACGGACATATGGTTATCGGGATATGAAGAAAGGGTAAAAGATAGAGGCTTAATTGTTCGCGGTTGGGCGCCACAAGTCTTGATACTGTCCCACGAGGCGGTTGGTGGTTTTGTATCTCATTGTGGTTGGAACTCGACTCTTGAAGGGCTTTCAGCCGGGGTACCGATGGTTACATATCCACAATTTGCGGATCAGTTTTTAAATGAAAGACTTGTGGTAGATGTGTTGAAAACAGGAGTGAGCATTGGTATGGAGGTTCCTGTTGCTATTGGAGAGAAAGATAAGTTTGGAGCGTTGGTGAAGAAAGAGAACATCAAGACGGCGGTAGAAAGTGTAATGAACGACGAAGGGGAGGGAAAGGCGAGAAGAGAGAGAGCTAGAGAGTTTGGGGAAATGGCGAAGAAAGCAATGGCGGAAGGGGGTTCTTCGTATGTCAACACGACGTTGATGATGCAAGATGTTATTGAGGAATTAGCCAAGAACACAAAACCGATTCAAGATGTATTCTAG